The Mesotoga sp. BH458_6_3_2_1 genome has a window encoding:
- a CDS encoding HAD-IIA family hydrolase, with amino-acid sequence MLKCKRLFVSDMDGTFYLGNTLLPGSLDFAMAVHRLGARLVFLTNNSSCTPEEYIRKLEKMGVDRKLFEVYTSGEATISFLKRDFPKEKAFLLSTPSVREMFEKGGVMLDDFDPEVLVLAFDTSITYEKIRRAALLIRQGIPYVASHPDINCPTEEGPIPDVGSLISLFETSTGRRPDHIIGKPDPTILKMVMEDFDCSQEETVVIGDRLYTDIECGLKAGVDTFLVLSGETTRDMIPDRHSYKVVENVGSLAKKIRDHDTV; translated from the coding sequence ATGCTTAAATGCAAACGGCTCTTCGTTTCGGATATGGATGGAACATTCTACCTGGGAAACACTCTTCTGCCGGGTAGTCTTGACTTCGCCATGGCTGTTCACCGCCTTGGCGCAAGACTGGTATTTCTGACGAACAATTCATCGTGCACACCTGAAGAATATATCAGAAAACTAGAAAAAATGGGTGTGGACAGAAAACTCTTCGAAGTCTACACCTCGGGAGAAGCAACAATTAGTTTTCTCAAGAGAGACTTTCCCAAAGAGAAAGCATTTCTTCTCTCAACTCCGTCTGTGAGAGAAATGTTCGAAAAGGGCGGAGTAATGCTGGATGATTTTGATCCCGAAGTGCTGGTACTTGCATTCGACACATCGATTACTTATGAAAAAATCCGAAGGGCAGCGCTTCTAATTAGACAGGGTATTCCTTATGTTGCCAGTCACCCGGACATCAACTGCCCGACTGAAGAGGGTCCCATACCCGATGTCGGAAGCTTGATAAGTCTCTTTGAAACCTCAACAGGCCGTAGGCCGGATCACATAATAGGAAAGCCCGACCCCACGATTTTGAAGATGGTAATGGAGGATTTCGATTGCAGTCAGGAAGAAACTGTCGTGATAGGAGACCGATTATATACCGATATTGAATGTGGTCTCAAGGCGGGGGTAGATACTTTCCTTGTTCTGTCCGGGGAAACCACGAGAGACATGATTCCGGACAGACATAGTTACAAAGTCGTAGAAAACGTGGGATCTCTGGCAAAGAAGATTAGAGATCACGATACTGTATAA
- a CDS encoding DUF2207 family protein: protein MKRKFERKYFFIIFMMVSGFFMFIALGNGFWRESAPYKIDSVEINAKLDEQGDLHVEELSVYSLSRNNRTASKRLHLSYPSVLNSYSIDVSQEVGVVREISSSPGGFDARIFLEEEVSGFTMTTEYIISGVVEIGSDIAVLSYRFWEPNSDAMTRDITLSIELPESIATRITKSDISVRPYKEASVEIVGNSVKLQMKSVLSNASGEMKVSFSKSIANTMSNAVSTTISKSSIRKEHEIAMFQQAFLSGLIGFQIAVPFFVLFFTFILFGVEPQVKSEIGYRIYDVPGYLLNAVIKNPFQEVDNNGFLATVLEMHNSGEINLGENSISVGAGNNGIPTQQQWALQTLKSLRRNNVGSVEVPDAEKDNFSLDEFKEQYVFWQKHAMRIVKSGRFYEYLGSTVMSVFSVFYLIIWSVILKFVFGNWQVYLSFPDESLVISIVLYADWCLGWLLLVVPKKIFARWTPSGRLFYMEWKKSEKELLSKQSLSNDDLAKLVALGHLQNLIANRKRVTEQQLILLRQLQKLEILLNKVKP, encoded by the coding sequence ATGAAAAGGAAATTCGAAAGAAAGTATTTCTTTATAATATTCATGATGGTCAGCGGCTTCTTCATGTTTATCGCGCTCGGCAATGGTTTCTGGAGAGAATCGGCTCCATATAAGATCGATTCAGTCGAGATAAATGCAAAACTCGACGAACAGGGTGATCTTCACGTCGAAGAACTTTCAGTCTACTCGCTCTCTCGCAATAACCGCACAGCATCAAAGAGACTTCACTTATCGTATCCTTCCGTCTTGAACTCGTATTCTATCGATGTTTCGCAGGAGGTTGGGGTCGTTAGAGAGATCTCCTCCTCTCCCGGAGGCTTTGATGCTAGGATTTTCCTTGAAGAGGAAGTCAGCGGATTCACAATGACTACTGAATATATTATTTCCGGTGTCGTCGAAATTGGGTCAGATATAGCGGTCTTGAGTTACAGGTTTTGGGAACCAAACTCGGATGCCATGACTAGAGACATTACTCTCTCAATAGAACTCCCCGAATCGATTGCCACCAGGATAACCAAGAGTGATATTTCAGTGAGACCATACAAAGAAGCCAGCGTAGAGATAGTCGGAAATTCCGTGAAACTCCAGATGAAATCGGTACTTTCGAATGCTTCTGGTGAGATGAAAGTCTCGTTTTCAAAGAGTATCGCAAATACTATGTCAAATGCCGTGAGCACAACGATAAGCAAGAGTTCGATTCGTAAAGAACACGAAATCGCTATGTTCCAGCAGGCATTCTTGTCTGGCTTGATAGGATTTCAAATCGCGGTGCCCTTTTTCGTATTGTTTTTCACGTTTATTCTCTTTGGCGTAGAGCCTCAGGTGAAGTCCGAAATCGGCTATCGGATTTACGATGTGCCAGGATATCTTCTTAACGCAGTAATCAAAAACCCTTTCCAGGAAGTGGATAACAATGGATTTCTAGCAACAGTTCTTGAGATGCATAACAGCGGAGAGATCAACCTTGGGGAGAATTCGATATCCGTTGGTGCCGGTAACAATGGGATCCCGACTCAACAGCAGTGGGCCTTACAGACGCTGAAATCACTTCGAAGAAACAACGTCGGTTCAGTGGAAGTTCCTGATGCAGAGAAGGACAACTTCTCTCTTGACGAGTTCAAAGAGCAATACGTTTTCTGGCAGAAGCATGCAATGCGTATTGTTAAGTCTGGAAGGTTCTATGAGTATCTGGGTTCTACCGTTATGTCTGTTTTTTCGGTTTTCTACTTGATAATCTGGTCTGTGATACTCAAATTTGTTTTTGGAAACTGGCAGGTGTACCTGTCTTTTCCTGATGAATCACTGGTAATTTCGATTGTACTTTATGCCGATTGGTGTCTTGGGTGGCTTCTGCTAGTTGTTCCGAAGAAAATTTTTGCAAGGTGGACTCCATCAGGGAGACTTTTCTATATGGAATGGAAGAAATCTGAGAAAGAGCTTCTCTCTAAGCAGTCGCTTAGCAACGACGACCTCGCAAAATTGGTGGCCCTAGGTCATCTGCAGAATCTGATCGCCAACAGA